A segment of the Panacibacter ginsenosidivorans genome:
TGCGGATGATTCCAGACAATATCCAAAGCACTTAAAGCCCCAAGAGAAAAACCTGCAAAAGATTTTTCTTTGAAGGAAGCCACCCTATAAGTGTCGTGAATGAACGGTAATAATTCTTCAAAGACAAACTGCGTGTAAGCCATTGCCCTCGCACCTCTGCCTTGATAATCCGGCTCATTTGCTGTACCATATTCCATCTTGCGTTCAAGGCCGCAATGTATACCAATGCACATCAATGGATCAATGGTGTCTTCGATTATAAGTTTATCAAGTATTTCATCAAAAGGCATCTTGGGGAGATCCTGTCCGTCATTTATCAGCAACAGGCTCATTTGCTCAGGATGTTGTACGCTTTTTGGCAAGTATGCATCAACAATTACATCTCTTTCAAGAAAGGAAGAAGTGACA
Coding sequences within it:
- a CDS encoding alpha/beta hydrolase encodes the protein MADEKLMADGILVEQNIVTSSFLERDVIVDAYLPKSVQHPEQMSLLLINDGQDLPKMPFDEILDKLIIEDTIDPLMCIGIHCGLERKMEYGTANEPDYQGRGARAMAYTQFVFEELLPFIHDTYRVASFKEKSFAGFSLGALSALDIVWNHPQEFNKVGLFSGSFWWRNKSYKHGYNDAVNRIMHKQIREGEYHEWLQFFFECGALDETKDRNHNGIIDSIDDTLDLIKELHLKGYPEKSIRYLELPEGRHDVFTWGKAFPDFLKWGWGKK